The proteins below are encoded in one region of Lytechinus pictus isolate F3 Inbred chromosome 11, Lp3.0, whole genome shotgun sequence:
- the LOC129271578 gene encoding uncharacterized protein LOC129271578, which yields MEHHFGYSVIRNFDYSQPFAEGVVNKGQSGHRNLHIVSKTCLDIYLPIQSHDPARTIHKVSIPHQDEKHGVESRQKLIIGDARNAATSKVSPVDVALSTPTRQKYSAFDTDADSNVDDREGQNCSKDVETILKGKKRQPPLVVFGYGGGWRRGDKQTWRHYISRWDVNLALAALVGRDRYYSNVGESFVSRGIPCAVLSYPLVPTPFPINLFEIGSSFVLSFAVTILLALSSTLMLDVVLISLSYSSLMLRTWDYLQNHSDYPILTVLAVVAILSQLLTLGIMVSRELSLKSKKQSKSGMSLSKLVSILIVFSAIIWAILTLDIYSYCSYITNNILSVSGALVLFVQYFVYHFQQMTTFGQTSSRSCLVADPKGQAKYVALALRWLVDYGRSTGHFDPESLVLMGHSAGGHLLSLVALDHHYLTDVGIDHRIIKGVITLSAVHDLRSISTGLPYHIYLKPAFGKDPSYWTSMSPVEYIKLDEKVVKTMDKSDSRQPLPTPTSPSFGNPTPTNFRSPLSSAINSFTPHRPHFLIISAGKDFDFMIKDSEMMHSSLEINGYQSQRHFIQGCNHFTMVRKFGCPWYQYWIGHILWKRWGWEPTDGELMCWDFVQQLWNSG from the exons AtggaacaccattttggatattCGGTGATCAGAAACTTCGACTACTCTCAGCCATTCGCAGAAGGTGTCGTCAACAAAGGCCAAAGTGGGCATCGCAATCTGCACATTGTGAGCAAAACATGTCTCGATATCTATTTACCGATTCAAAGTCATGACCCAGCAAGGACTATCCACAAAGTTTCCATACCTCACCAAGATGAGAAACATGGCGTAGAATCTCGACAGAAGCTGATTATCGGGGATGCCAGGAATGCCGCGACGTCGAAAGTCTCCCCGGTCGATGTGGCATTATCTACGCCTACTCGCCAAAAATATTCTGCTTTTGATACAGATGCTGATTCAAACGTCGATGATAGAGAAGGGCAAAACTGTTCCAAGGATGTCGAAACTATCCTGAAGGGTAAAAAGAGGCAACCACCTCTGGTAGTCTTCGGGTATGGTGGTGGGTGGCGAAGAGGTGACAAGCAGACATGGCGGCATTACATCTCTCGCTGGGACGTCAATTTGGCTTTGGCGGCACTCGTCGGGCGTGACCGTTACTATAGCAACGTAGGGGAGAGTTTCGTGAGCCGCGGGATTCCATGTGCAGTACTGTCTTACCCCCTCGTACCAACCCCGTTCCCGATCAATCTATTCGAAATCGGGAGTTCGTTTGTTCTTTCGTTTGCAGTCACCATTCTGCTAGCCCTATCCTCGACTTTGATGCTAGATGTTGTGCTAATATCGCTATCATACTCATCACTCATGCTCAGAACTTGGGACTACCTACAAAACCACTCGGACTATCCGATCCTGACTGTACTGGCAGTAGTTGCAATTTTATCACAATTACTCACTCTTGGAATCATGGTGTCTCGAGAACTTTCTCTCAAGAGTAAAAAACAATCTAAGAGTGGGATGTCACTTTCAAAATTGGTATCTATTCTCATTGTTTTCAGTGCAATCATCTGGGCAATATTAACATtagatatatattcatattgttCTTATATAACTAACAACATTTTGTCAGTATCTGGAGCGCTTGtcttgtttgtccaatattttgTCTACCACTTTCAGCAGATGACAACGTTCGGCCAGACGTCTTCAAGATCTTGTCTTGTTGCCGACCCCAAGGGTCAAGCAAAATATGTAGCTCTTGCCCTGAGGTGGCTTGTAGACTATGGACGGTCAACTGGTCACTTTGATCCAGAATCGTTGGTCCTCATGGGACACTCGGCTGGTGGTCATCTGCTGTCACTTGTAGCCCTTGACCATCACTATTTGACAGACGTTGGAATCGATCATCGAATTATTAAG GGTGTCATCACTTTATCAGCTGTCCATGATCTTCGAAGTATCAGCACAGGATTACCTTACCACATCTACCTCAAACCAGCCTTTGGGAAGGATCCTTCTTACTGGACCAGCATGTCCCCGGTTGAGTATATCAAACTGGATGAGAAGGTGGTCAAGACGATGGATAAATCTGATTCTCGTCAGCCTTTGCCCACGCCAACTTCCCCGTCCTTTGGCAACCCCACTCCGACGAATTTCCGATCTCCTCTGTCTTCTGCTATTAACTCATTTACTCCCCATCGCCCTCATTTTCTCATCATCAGCGCCGGCAAGGACTTCGATTTCATGATCAAGGACTCTGAGATGATGCATTCCAGTCTAGAGATCAATGGGTACCAATCCCAGAGGCACTTCATCCAAGGGTGCAACCATTTCACCATGGTTAGGAAGTTTGGTTGCCCATGGTATCAGTACTGGATTGGTCATATTCTCTGGAAAAGGTGGGGCTGGGAACCCACGGATGGAGAGCTAATGTGCTGGGACTTTGTTCAACAACTCTGGAACTCTGGATAG